In Papaver somniferum cultivar HN1 unplaced genomic scaffold, ASM357369v1 unplaced-scaffold_117, whole genome shotgun sequence, the DNA window CCCATCCCTCATAATTTTTATCCCAATTATCCTAAGTACCACCCATATAAGATTTCATATGTCCTAAAACCACTTACACCCAACAATAAATCCACCATACAACTCACGTTTCGGTCTCCATCTCCGCCACGGACCATTATCTTTGTCTTCAGCTCCATCTCTGCCACGGATCATTATCTTTGTCTTCAGCTCCATCTCCATAATTCATCACCACTTTGAGGGAAGATACTAAAAAGTTTGGTGTGTACTTACGCTGCATATTAAAAATGGTGGAAAAGAGAGACAAGGGCATCAAATTACTTAAAATTAGTTGGAGCATATACTGTGTTATCGATTAACAATGTACTAACTGAATCATACACTAATTTTTAGTAGTTAATAGAATTTGTGTGCTTTGATTAACACGTTTTGGCATATAAGTAAACCATATTGTATGTGTGATTGGATTATCTTGTTTTTGGCATATAAGAAGTTCAAGTGCGATTTTTTCTATTACAATAATTGGATGATCAAATTTTTAAAGCCACACTGCTCATgtgattaattaagttaattaatcaCCTCTAAACCTTGTTTGCAAAatagttttagtaaaaaaaaaaactatcgttGAGATATTTTTTGGATAATGGAATCTTCCGTTTACCAATTAGTTGTCGATTAATTAATCTATGTCCTTCTTCTAATGATAAAGAGGGATTAATGAAGAAATCCAATAAAACTGGTAATGGTCATACTCAAAATCAATTTGTTCATGGGTGGTACATAACcagaattgaaaaataaaatgattttAGAAATTGTGAAGAGGgtataaaataggaaaagtggGGATGAGAAATAGGAAAAGCCATTATTAGTGATGCTTGGACTGCAAAAATTTCAGAATTGGATATGCAAGGCATTGCCTTAAGATGAATGCTTCACATCCCCCACATATTGTCCCTCGCGGTTATCCCCATTAAGTATCATGACAACAATAGTTGGGATCATCCGTTGGCCTAGAAGGTTCACCATTCCAAGATGAAAGGTTCAGCATTCCAAGAGTTTATATCATTTAAACTCTCTGGCAGGCAACTGAATGCTCTATTGATAATTATCTTTGTCTTTTTTGATGGAATTTCAGGTTAATTTATTGAAGAACAAGTTTGGATTTGATGAtgcttttaattatttatttttttgaagcggAAAGGTTATGATTTTATTAAACATAGTGAAAAAAAGGAAAGTACATGAAAAGCACAAGCATGTGCAACAAAGGGGGCACTAAGGCAAACCCCAAACAAGCAAGCCATGGGCTAAAAGACAAGTTTCAGACTAGGAAACAAGCATTAAAATAAGGATCAGAAGTTTATTTCTTCTTTGCAGAGGTCCTTTTTCCTCTTCCAAGAGACTGACTTTGACTATTTGTGTCTTTAACTCCACTTGATTTTATCTAATTCCTTCTCTGttcttgttttttcctttttgcAGCTATCTTGTTGAAGATATTCTGCACAATGCTATCAGATCCTCCCTCTGTTGCACCTACCAATGTTCTTGCCTGCATAAGTTTGTCAATCTGATGCTCACAAGTCTATGGTCTAGTTCTAGGAATATCAACAATTGCCTTCGTTTTCTTTGCAACATTCAATATATCATTGTTTGTCTCATACTCCGACTCTTCATCAAAATCTTCGCAGGTATCTATTGCAGGGTCTACATGATCCTGCTCATGGGTATTTTCTTCAGCTCCAAGAACCTCTTGTGAGTATTCAATAATAGAATCACTTGCTTCCTTACAATATTCCTCCATGTTTTCAACGTACATATCTTCTGGAAGTCTTCCATCAGATTCTGGATCTAGCAAACTATAGGGATCAGAGAAACAAATGTGAACATTCTTAGGCATTTCACCTTCTTTACCCAAGCTTTTACCTCTCCTAGTATACCATTTCTTTGCTGAATTGGGAGAGATCATCTTCATAACCCCAAAACCACTCAAATCATTCCCACTAGGTAGCTGGAAGGAGTAATTGGCATTTGTAGTGTCTGGAATTTCAATCTGATTGTGTTGGGGGCATCAGTCCCATTCCCAATTACTACTCTCTCATCCTCTACCTCTGCAGTTTTCGTAGCAGTATTCTCCACACTCTTTTGCACTTTAGGTACCCACATATTCTTCACAATCTTGCCAGAAGTTATGCTTTTAATTATAAAGACGAGCCTGATAGAACTGCAACTTTGAAAAGGTCTGAACTTGCATTttattttgtaggtatttttgatagTACCATTAATCAGATAAGTTGATATCCATATTCTCGCTTTTGTTTTGTTATATCTCTGTTTACATTAACCCACATTTTTATGCCAACACGGTAACACCACATGGAGAGTGCCATTTGTCTCTTTCAGTTGAAACTATAGGAGAAGAAAGCATCAGATCACCTAGATTTTGTCAGGCCAAAACAACACCAGTTTTTTCCAACTCCTAATTTGGTGTATTCATACGTCTTTGATATGTTAGGTATTTGCCTAAGGGAATCGATATCTACTTTGAGAATGTTGGTGGAAAGATACTCGAGGTTGTCCTCCCAAATACGTCAGTCCATGGTAGGATCCCTGTTTGTGGAATGATTTCACGGTACAATCTTCAACAACACGATGGGGTTCACAACTTAACTCAACTTCTCAAGAAACGTGTTCATATGGAAGGGTTTAACGTTTCAGATCATTATCACCTTTACACAGATTTCATGGGACTGATGAAGCAGTATTTCATGGATGAAAAGTTATTTTATGTTGAAGATATGGTGGAAGGTATTGAAAGTGCTCCGGTTGCGTTAGTTGGTCTTTTTACTGGCCAAAACATTGGGAAGCAGGTTGTCAAAGTTTCTCATGAATGATTTatttcttgttagagcatagctcggttgaatccaccaagcgttggtatgtcaagtttggttgtcatattttagtaaatcaaaactcatttaaagagtcgcttgattacatactagagtcaacttcgtataggttagcttgaaagtgttaggatatgagacttacaagtattacatgaagaatgtgaagaagtatggagctacaacgacaacatcatccttcctattgaggttagtaatatttgacttgaattgtttctttccctaacgtatctttcaagtcgtgcatattgaaaacataactacgaagctgtgtataaaactctagttagacatagtattaaggaatacaatacaaggtttattgcttaaccattaaactttgtatataaaacatcgacatgatcatatgaatgctattatgattatgtatgggtatgagtgaagatttcatcaaacaatgttttacattcatttaaaggaagtaagttcataaacttgttttctgAATCCAAAGGGAAATCGctgggcttattggtattgttattcattgcaaatctattttgaattaccaatatgtgtgtttagtataaccgctcataaacttgtttatgtatcttggtaaaactattcacaagtcctaacttatgtattggtatgacttttattagtgaaaccgatcttaagtaatcactcaagatggtatgatcgccTTGTAAACTGCAACTTTTATCTagccattggggaaccgatcctagtaagaggtgcaacaaagttacaagagggaatcgatccttgtatgaggtgcaacagggGGAAtccatcctatgaacatgtgcaacacgtttttagacattggggaacctatcctatggacatgtgcaacaagtttcgTTATTGGGGAacagatcctatgaacatgtgcaacaaggttTGCTattggaaccgatcctatggacatgtgcaccagatacaagttagataccatatatatatatggaaacgtaaaaagatgtcgacatactttgaacatgtacagtaactcttatcattaattgttcaaagatattccttaattaaggtttcttagtttttatatgctatttaatctccagcaattaaatgcaaatatttagaacataataattcgtaatgtgcatttactgattatagatttttctattgggattttggtcaatatttggacagtgcatttccaggaattatgaaaaccgattttgtatttattgcatatctttgagaatattcggtttcggaaattccttggtgtccaaacttccttatctataaatattgaagtttgcatttctagcaaactaatcctcagagtcaGTAAAACTACCtatttgtgttgttactggtggagccgcctattcagagaggaaagtaacctaattaggagaaatctcttacagccgctcagtttaaagacttctttgggattgagaagctttattagtaccattggtggaaaactagataattgcggtttattattagttttcgattgatttgattgactaaaggttgtttaactttgattgcacctagtttgtttatgattgagaatcttctcttctgatataagattcactcaaactagatcgaagtttcgacggggatctttagactgtttgtagttctaaggacgtcttgtgataatccaacgttaacagactccgttttgtgtgtgattgatcacaagagattcaaattgattgtgtgcaggtacttattgaagattaaagaagatttgaagacaagaagactttttggattcataatctttggtgtacaaaatacttgtttcggctagaaagggatccaactataatcggtttatctttgtgatagattggattgattagttgagtagatcggcatcaatacacttctttgtgattaatagtattgattgcgtagtctaacaattactttggtagttgttgaaagattgatctaaggacccaacaaaggagtttattggttaaacggaagagcctttgtcaaactcatatcacgttgtttggaaagagttgctaccgaacagatttgttgttcctttactgtttggaatacgaaccaaaggaattgttccaagtgcgtgacttagtaataagttgcaggcgcagggatactgaggaaactaggtgaactgtaggtttagttgcttggtctcaactatacgaagttggtttgattttgtatagcggcttaattctgagagtattcaattctggactaggtcccgtggtttttctgcatttgcggtttcctcgttaacaaaatcttgttgtgtaatttacttttattttccgaaatgataatttttgttattataatttaaagtaaattacacaaacgttaattcctattttacttgatagacaatccctaaagtttggttaagtccaaacctattatcaagtaaacatacttcgttgttgtaatgcctcgatcttgtatccatagtcaatcacacaagttatctttttgtcgtattgtctcgatctcgtatccatagaagatcataggaagtgtgaaccgattagttggattttctcgactcagtctatagacaatcacttttggagaagagacttataggtggaaaagttttagattgaggtatattttggtaccctcgtcttttcaattggtatcagagaaggaaaacacgaaaaaatctaacaatctatgtttgatgcgatccaacctataagacatgcgTAAAAGTAAAGTTAAGCGAgagagaaaactaaagaaagactcagttaacgtatcgcaagacgttgaaagttttgattttaagaaatgtttCAATGGGGCTTCTTtgtcaagttctacttgctcttctgagaaTAAGTTTGAATGTTCTAAAAACAAGATTAAGTTAAGTCATGTATTCGTAATCAATGATTCATACTCCGAAAGAAATCTTCTTGATGACGAGAAAAACATTGATTCGTCGAAAATAGAAAGATTTCATCAAAACGAATTAAGCGAAAAATTTCTCTCATGTTCAACTGAATTAATTCTTGCATTAGAAAGAGAAAGAAAGCATCTAGACGATATAAATTGTATGCAAGATATGATTGATCAACTTGTCATTGGTCTTGACTCCTCAAAGTCTGAATTTGTTTCTCTAAAAAGAGAAGCTTCATTAGAGATTCGTTCTCTGAAAGAAAGGCTTAACAATTGCCTTGAGGAAGCAAAGAAAACTGATTCTAAATATATACATAATCTTGAGGAAAAAGCAAGTGCTAGTCTTTCTCGAGCGGAACTTTTAGAGAAAGATCGTGATGCTACTCTTGAAATTGTACATTTGTTGGAAGATAAACTTGTTGAttatgatgcaaggattaactctcaacaaaagagttttgaagagaaagaaggtgattatctctcccgagaaaaacgccttgagattgatctagctagtgctctgataaaatcaagatgttggaagaagaaaatttggaccttaaaaagttcaatgctagctcaaacaatttaacctcaatgttagaagcaagtagaaatcatcgtgatacacgaggattgggctgtaagggaatatatgcttcaAGTATTataaaagaggtaaaatttgctaaagctacaaattcttataAACCGGAGGCTTCCACTGAGGTAAAAGATGCTCGTATTCcttgtaaagaagtaaaaccTGTCAATCCCAAGAATCATGTTAAACCATACTCTTTAAGAACTACAATCAAAGAGAGAACTTATGCTAATTTCAAGAAAGCAACaaagttgaacaaagataagaagaataaGGGGAGGAAGAAAAAtcatcgagctccaatgcaagaggatccacaaaaggtaacattaaaactcacacttcgtatgttactaagcattgtagTTATTTTGGTAATAAAGGGCACGTGGAATGTGGATGCAATATTCGTAAGTTAAAAGACACACTTTCTTTTGTAttaaacgaattggctaagattgctccccaaaggaaatcagatcggtattgtcccaagtttaggaaaaagaattattataatgatagttcaaattttgcatatcactcgacaaggttgtttcataaaagacccaattatagaaagataGGTGACTTTTTATATGCAAAATCAAGATCTGaagttccaaattggagaaagggtgtttcataAAAtactcaaaaggacaatgatcctaatggtatgaaggagaaagttgctcctgctaaacccaactataaatgggtcccgaagtcctccatatccaggaagggaccaaaagttagtcacaagaatgactctcagttgttaattgtttgtggcaataattacaagagtattctttgaaagactaaagaaacacatcatgtctgaaatctcttgtactagtaaacgtTGTGATAATGAAACTCTTCATCACAActcaaaaaggaaaaacaagatatggaacaagagaaaacaaaccaagcaagaggtcaagaatgatagGTCTGTCTTAGTCACccatgacgaacaagacaaggctcaacttaacacaacctagttgtgttagaatgtgcatgctcaccttagtgATCGATCTTTTTAAAGGTGAGAAAGCACATGAAAAacctgagcacatgatctctcgattatgttatgactaattaacatctttagggagatttattttctatactcataccttctctatctacttttgatattttgatagaaacggtaattttgagttgataatgttgatatctactgatcatatttgtgtagctcttgcttttttggtcaaaacgagccaaaaatcattgAATTCGGACTTAGTATGCAAAATTTTTGTCTAAAACTATTTTGTATATGAATTCGTGTGTtataaccaattctaaacttgtttggaagtgtggtatgaccgattcctAGAAGCAAATTCATATGaatgaatttttatatttttgctttGAATATTCAGTTTATGGGATGTTTAATTTCGGTTTTCTgaccttaatattcaatctcatatgttgtgaacccttatggtttgggtgactttttgatttagcgggattaagttctatcccatgttggtaggctttattaaaggatcatgaggggttcctgtagaaacaatatgtgaaaaagtcacaatatgttgaatcttttggtttagcataaaagcatatatgtTTCGAAGTTTCAATTTTTGCATtacatagttaaaaccggttttgaacctttctctggtaaaggttggttgttgttgttctttttttttgcataaggatgacaacataatgatatttctgtatcaattctccctggaaataagatacaaacatattggagaagaggatgcgaaatttgaggtaacaatcttgttagttaattgttttcctgtttatgaaaagcatgattttatttcatatccttatttcttttgcttaacaaaattttggcacAATTAatgttgattccattatttgtgtatggatgtgtatgtgattcaattgtttccggatAATAGAAACTATTGtatctttcgttattgtt includes these proteins:
- the LOC113329845 gene encoding 2-alkenal reductase (NADP(+)-dependent)-like translates to MHLMNNYVLRPLKKILKSQVNLLKNKFGFDDAFNYKDEPDRTATLKRYLPKGIDIYFENVGGKILEVVLPNTSVHGRIPVCGMISRYNLQQHDGVHNLTQLLKKRVHMEGFNVSDHYHLYTDFMGLMKQYFMDEKLFYVEDMVEGIESAPVALVGLFTGQNIGKQVVKVSHE